The Paludibacter jiangxiensis DNA window GCTGAAATTGCCGATATCGAAATGTTGATTATCGACAAGGATACTACTATCCGTCAGTTCCGTCAGGATTTGCGCAACAACGAAGTGTATTACATGCTGAACAAAGCGTTGAGATAAAAAACAAGTGATCAGTTATAAGTGGTAAGTTGTAAGTAATCTGAATTTTGGATTCTTAACTTACAACTTATAACTTATTCCTTACAACTAACATTTATGAAATACGTTATAGGACTTGACTATGGCAGTGACTCTGCCCGTGCCGTTGTGGTAGATGCCGAAAGCGGCAAAGAACTGGCCTCTTCGGTGAAATATTATCCCCGCTGGACGGAGGGTAAATATTGCGTTCCGACAGCCAATCAGTATCGCCAACACCCGCAAGATTATATCGATGTACTCGAATATACAGTGAAAGACGCACTTTCGAAATGTCCGGCCGGTACCGCTGAAAATGTGGTAGGTATGGCATTCGATACAACCGGAAGTACTCCTGTATTTACCGATAAAGAGGGTACGCCGCTGTCCATGTTGCCCGAGTTTGCCGAAAACCCTAACGCCATGTTCGTGCTGTGGAAAGACCATACAGCTATTCAGGAAGCGCAGGAAATTAACGACCTGTGTGCAAAATGGGATATAGACTACAGCTCTTACGAGGGTGGCATCTACTCTTCCGAATGGTTTTGGGCAAAAGCCCTGCATGTACTTCGTTCCGACGAAAAGGTACGTTCAGCTGCTTATTCTATCGTAGAACATTGCGACTGGTTGCCAGGTTTGCTCGTGGGTAAAACCAAACCCGAAGATATTTGCCGTAGCCGTTGTGCTTCGGGACACAAAGCTATGTGGCTCGAAAAATGGGGTGGTCTTCCATCAGAAGAGTTCCTGACAGCTCTCGATCCTCTTTTGGCCGGTTACCGCGATCGCCTTTATACAAACACTTGCCCCAGCAACCAGAAAACCGGTACACTGACCGCAGAATGGGCGCAACGTCTTGGTTTGACAACGAACGTTGCCGTTGCTGTCGGTGCATTCGACTGTCACATGGGAGCCGTTGGTGCCGAAGTGAAACCGGGTGCGTTGGTACGTGTTATCGGTACTTCTACCTGCGATATCATGGTGTCGAGCTACGAAGAAATGGGTGATAAACTGATTCCCGGTATCTGTGGACAGGTCGACGGTTCTGTTATTCCGGGTCTGGTAGGTCTCGAAGCCGGTCAGTCTGCTTTCGGCGATGTTTACGCGTGGTTCAAACGCGTGGTGGCATGGCCTATCGAACAATCAGATCTGATCGATGCCGAAACGAAAAAGAAAATTATCGACGGCATTATTCCTGCTTTGGAAAAAGAGGCAGCAAAAGTGCCGGTTTCCGAATCAACAATCTTAGCAACCGACTGGATGAACGGTCGTCGTACTCCCGATGCCAATCAGGCAGTGAAGGGAA harbors:
- a CDS encoding ribulokinase — its product is MKYVIGLDYGSDSARAVVVDAESGKELASSVKYYPRWTEGKYCVPTANQYRQHPQDYIDVLEYTVKDALSKCPAGTAENVVGMAFDTTGSTPVFTDKEGTPLSMLPEFAENPNAMFVLWKDHTAIQEAQEINDLCAKWDIDYSSYEGGIYSSEWFWAKALHVLRSDEKVRSAAYSIVEHCDWLPGLLVGKTKPEDICRSRCASGHKAMWLEKWGGLPSEEFLTALDPLLAGYRDRLYTNTCPSNQKTGTLTAEWAQRLGLTTNVAVAVGAFDCHMGAVGAEVKPGALVRVIGTSTCDIMVSSYEEMGDKLIPGICGQVDGSVIPGLVGLEAGQSAFGDVYAWFKRVVAWPIEQSDLIDAETKKKIIDGIIPALEKEAAKVPVSESTILATDWMNGRRTPDANQAVKGTITGLNLGSSAPLIFRALVEATAYGSKAIVDRFIENGVEIKEIIGIGGIALKSSFVMQTLADVLNMPIKVAKAEQACAFGASMFAAVAAGVYAKVEDAQSAMGMGFAKEYYPNAENHKMYQALYEKYCKLGAFTEKEF